The proteins below come from a single Crossiella sp. CA-258035 genomic window:
- a CDS encoding TIGR03620 family F420-dependent LLM class oxidoreductase, which produces MTARLGTHGVWLGPQHTPRLTGYVREAEDLGYGTAWIGHGMAALGELEQHEQLLDATRTITVASAIVNMWTNEPEAVARGYHRIADKHGERFLLGVGIGHPEVVTTYQKPLAKVVEYLDRLAEAGVPREGIILAALGPKTLKLAGERTLGAIPYLMPPAHTAYARELVGGAVLAPEQTLVVDTDPARAKATAREFLDLYLGLRNYMGTLVRHGLTEAEVARPGSDRMIDLLVPGGTPEQLAATVSAQVEAGADHVGIQVAVSGTDDPMPGYRALAEVLW; this is translated from the coding sequence ATGACCGCACGGCTCGGCACGCACGGCGTCTGGCTCGGCCCCCAGCACACGCCCCGGCTCACCGGCTACGTCCGCGAGGCCGAGGACCTCGGCTACGGCACCGCCTGGATCGGCCACGGCATGGCCGCCCTCGGCGAGCTCGAACAGCACGAACAGCTCCTCGACGCGACCCGGACGATCACCGTGGCCAGCGCGATCGTGAACATGTGGACCAACGAGCCGGAAGCGGTGGCCCGCGGCTACCACCGGATCGCGGACAAGCACGGCGAGCGGTTCCTGCTCGGCGTGGGCATCGGCCACCCCGAGGTGGTCACGACCTACCAGAAACCGCTGGCCAAGGTGGTGGAGTACCTGGACCGCCTGGCCGAGGCCGGGGTGCCCAGGGAGGGGATCATCCTGGCCGCGCTGGGTCCGAAGACGCTGAAGCTGGCCGGGGAGCGGACCCTGGGCGCGATCCCGTACCTGATGCCGCCCGCGCACACCGCGTACGCCCGTGAGCTAGTCGGCGGCGCGGTGCTGGCCCCGGAGCAGACCCTGGTGGTGGACACCGACCCGGCCCGCGCCAAGGCCACCGCGCGGGAGTTCCTGGACCTCTACCTGGGGCTGCGCAACTACATGGGCACCCTGGTCCGGCACGGGCTGACCGAGGCCGAGGTGGCCAGGCCGGGCAGCGACCGGATGATCGACCTGCTGGTCCCCGGCGGCACCCCGGAGCAGCTGGCCGCCACGGTGTCCGCGCAGGTCGAGGCGGGTGCGGACCACGTGGGCATCCAGGTGGCGGTCAGCGGCACGGACGACCCGATGCCGGGCTACCGGGCACTGGCCGAGGTGCTGTGGTGA
- a CDS encoding LysR family transcriptional regulator: protein MDVDLRKLRYFVAVAEHLHFGRAAESLHIAQPVLSRQIRALEGELHAQLFRRDRRATELTPAGEQLLADARPLLAAAAALRRRVGRAARGEVFTVGFMPGLIVTDAVRELSRRHPGLTVDVQRVDWTERTQALRDGRVDVCFLRQPLDPAGLSVRELRVEERAVVLRTDHRLAGKESLKIADLADERLLQDPDAVPEWRDLPHGRRREPAPLLSTVEEKLEHVAAGHGVVVLPMSAVAFYQRPDLTHIPITDLAPNRVCLAWVSSRRSPLLAEFAAIASALG, encoded by the coding sequence ATGGACGTCGACCTGCGCAAGCTCCGGTACTTCGTCGCGGTCGCCGAGCACCTGCACTTCGGCCGCGCCGCCGAGTCGCTGCACATCGCCCAGCCCGTGCTCTCCCGCCAGATCCGTGCCCTGGAAGGGGAACTGCACGCGCAGCTGTTCCGCCGGGACCGCCGCGCCACCGAGCTGACCCCGGCCGGGGAGCAGCTGCTCGCCGACGCCCGCCCGCTGCTGGCCGCCGCGGCCGCGCTGCGTCGCCGGGTCGGCCGGGCCGCGCGGGGCGAGGTGTTCACCGTCGGGTTCATGCCGGGCCTGATCGTCACCGACGCGGTGCGCGAGCTCTCCCGCCGCCACCCCGGGCTGACCGTGGACGTGCAGCGGGTGGACTGGACCGAGCGGACCCAGGCGTTGCGTGACGGCCGGGTGGACGTGTGCTTCCTGCGCCAGCCACTGGATCCGGCCGGGCTGAGCGTGCGGGAGCTGCGGGTGGAGGAGCGGGCCGTGGTGCTGCGCACCGACCACCGGCTGGCCGGCAAGGAGTCGCTGAAGATCGCCGACCTGGCCGACGAGCGGCTGTTGCAGGACCCGGACGCGGTGCCCGAGTGGCGGGACCTGCCGCACGGCCGTCGGCGCGAGCCCGCGCCGCTGCTGAGCACGGTTGAGGAGAAGCTGGAGCACGTGGCCGCCGGGCACGGCGTGGTGGTGCTGCCGATGTCCGCGGTGGCCTTCTACCAGCGTCCGGACCTCACCCACATCCCGATCACCGACCTCGCGCCGAACCGGGTCTGCCTGGCCTGGGTCAGCTCCCGCCGCAGCCCCCTGCTGGCCGAGTTCGCGGCCATCGCCTCCGCCCTGGGTTGA
- a CDS encoding DNA alkylation repair protein: MPFADELLGPEVAARLVDAVARTAPGNRLPALRRAAKGLAGLSLRERSDLLAGALLADLPGDYASLDRQFRELLADPSVEGWMVWPVTEAVTVRALAQDPPAITPALHLLAALTPRLTAEFAIRPLLAADLDQCLPIVRSWTGHPDEHVRRLASEGTRAHLPWARKVRPILDQPQRTIPILDALYRDDSEYVRRSVANHLNDLSRAEPGLVVETAARWLAEPDDNTPRLVRHALRTLVKKGHPEALALLGFRPVADVTVLGPVLTGATVALGAELPFEVTLENTGEAAASLAVDYVVHHLKANGARTPKVFKLTTCLLAPGERITLSRKHSFRKISTRVYYPGEHEIEVQVNGTAFGRTAFQLLG; this comes from the coding sequence ATGCCCTTCGCTGACGAGCTGCTCGGACCCGAGGTCGCCGCCCGGCTGGTCGATGCCGTCGCCCGGACCGCGCCCGGCAACCGCCTGCCCGCGCTGCGCCGCGCGGCCAAGGGCCTGGCCGGGCTGAGCCTGCGCGAGCGCAGCGACCTGCTGGCCGGCGCGCTGCTGGCCGACCTGCCGGGGGACTATGCCAGCCTGGACCGACAGTTCCGGGAGCTGCTGGCCGACCCTTCGGTCGAGGGCTGGATGGTCTGGCCGGTCACCGAGGCGGTCACGGTCCGCGCGCTGGCCCAGGACCCGCCGGCCATCACCCCCGCGCTGCACCTGCTGGCCGCGCTGACCCCCCGGCTGACCGCGGAGTTCGCCATCCGGCCGCTGCTGGCCGCCGACCTGGACCAGTGCCTGCCCATCGTGCGGTCCTGGACCGGGCACCCCGACGAGCACGTGCGGCGGCTGGCCAGCGAGGGCACCAGGGCGCACCTGCCGTGGGCGCGCAAGGTCCGGCCGATCCTGGACCAGCCCCAGCGCACCATCCCGATTCTGGACGCGCTCTACCGGGACGACAGCGAGTACGTGCGCCGCTCGGTGGCCAACCACCTCAACGACCTCAGCCGCGCCGAACCCGGTCTGGTGGTGGAGACCGCGGCCCGCTGGCTCGCCGAACCGGACGACAACACCCCTCGGCTGGTCCGGCACGCACTGCGCACGCTGGTCAAGAAGGGCCACCCGGAAGCCTTGGCGCTACTGGGTTTCCGCCCGGTCGCCGACGTCACCGTGCTCGGACCGGTGCTGACCGGAGCCACCGTCGCACTCGGCGCGGAGCTGCCGTTCGAGGTGACCCTGGAGAACACCGGCGAGGCGGCGGCCAGCCTGGCCGTGGACTACGTGGTGCACCACCTCAAGGCCAACGGCGCGCGCACCCCCAAGGTGTTCAAGCTGACCACCTGCCTGCTCGCCCCGGGAGAGCGGATCACGTTGTCCCGCAAGCACTCCTTCCGCAAGATCAGCACCAGGGTGTACTACCCGGGCGAGCACGAGATCGAGGTGCAGGTCAACGGCACGGCCTTCGGGCGGACGGCGTTCCAGCTGCTCGGCTGA
- a CDS encoding YchJ family metal-binding protein, whose product MAKSCPCGLPAPYPDCCGALHRGERAAATAELLMRSRFSAFALLDEAYLLRSWHPRTRPAGVDFDTDMRWTRLEILGGTGGGLFHQEGTVEFNAHYRYEGRDEILHENSRFERVDGAWVYLAPIGA is encoded by the coding sequence ATGGCGAAATCCTGTCCCTGCGGGCTGCCCGCGCCCTACCCGGACTGCTGCGGCGCGCTGCACCGCGGCGAGCGCGCCGCGGCCACCGCCGAACTGCTGATGCGCTCCCGGTTCAGCGCGTTCGCCCTGCTGGACGAGGCGTACCTGCTGCGCAGCTGGCACCCCAGGACCCGGCCGGCCGGGGTCGACTTCGACACCGACATGCGCTGGACGCGGCTGGAGATCCTGGGCGGCACCGGCGGCGGGCTGTTCCACCAGGAGGGCACGGTGGAGTTCAACGCGCACTACCGGTACGAGGGCAGGGACGAGATCCTGCACGAGAACAGCCGGTTCGAGCGGGTGGACGGCGCCTGGGTCTACCTCGCGCCGATCGGAGCCTAA
- a CDS encoding class I SAM-dependent methyltransferase: MDREKVDLTGAPATMLATLYSKAVDARSAGSVLHDETAARAVDRIDHDFSRTGLPARDGISAVLRSKEFDRRAREVLANQPELTVLHLGCGLDTRVYRLDPPPTVSWYDVDYPAVIELRRRLYPERPGLFPTARSVEDPGLLDGIPGDRPVLVLAEGVTLYLRTAQGLATFRRIVEHFPAGTLIFDGYSSAGIWLQQRTGVVKASGARLEWAINDPEELTTLVPGLVFDEEWWFPSPADLRAHYPWFQRQVLRALFASPFKRLGRGLTYHFGSTR; the protein is encoded by the coding sequence ATGGACCGCGAGAAGGTCGACCTCACCGGCGCCCCGGCGACCATGCTGGCCACCCTGTACAGCAAGGCGGTGGACGCGCGCTCGGCCGGTTCGGTGCTGCACGACGAGACCGCGGCGCGCGCGGTGGACCGGATCGACCACGACTTCAGCCGCACCGGCCTGCCCGCCCGGGACGGGATCTCCGCGGTGCTGCGCTCCAAGGAGTTCGACCGCCGCGCCAGGGAGGTGCTGGCGAACCAACCGGAGCTGACCGTGCTGCACCTGGGCTGCGGCCTGGACACCCGGGTCTACCGGCTGGACCCGCCGCCCACGGTGTCCTGGTACGACGTGGACTACCCGGCGGTCATCGAGCTGCGCCGCCGCCTCTACCCCGAGCGCCCCGGCCTGTTCCCCACCGCCCGGTCGGTGGAGGACCCCGGGCTGCTCGACGGGATCCCCGGCGACCGTCCGGTGCTGGTGCTCGCCGAGGGCGTCACCCTGTACCTGCGCACCGCACAGGGCCTGGCCACCTTCCGCCGCATCGTCGAGCACTTCCCGGCGGGCACGCTGATCTTCGACGGCTACAGCTCGGCCGGCATCTGGTTGCAGCAGCGCACCGGCGTGGTCAAGGCCTCCGGCGCCCGCCTGGAGTGGGCGATCAACGACCCGGAGGAGCTGACCACACTGGTGCCGGGGCTGGTCTTCGACGAGGAGTGGTGGTTCCCCTCCCCCGCCGACCTGCGCGCGCACTATCCCTGGTTCCAGCGGCAGGTGCTGCGCGCGCTGTTCGCCTCCCCGTTCAAACGACTCGGCCGCGGTCTGACCTACCACTTCGGGAGCACCCGATGA
- a CDS encoding NAD-dependent epimerase/dehydratase family protein, producing the protein MTNIFLTGGSGYVGRHLIPVLRREGHQVTALARSDSAAALLTGLGATPVPGELTDLEVLRAGAAAAGAVIHLGQVLGAEAQRADLGAATALLDGLGDRGPYLHTGGTWVYGDTAGVVDEQAELRPPEITAWRVGNERKVLARKDSGAHPVVVMPGLVFGDGGGIVEFAYAAPGRETGVVPCAGDGGNHWSLVHVADLAELYALALSAPAGSVYAGTVDTFPTQFEVAAAVAKSTGATVAHLDPAQAQARFGAFAEALSLDQRISGARARRELGWTPRHTDPVATLTGATLAT; encoded by the coding sequence ATGACGAACATCTTCCTGACCGGCGGCTCGGGCTACGTCGGCCGCCACCTCATCCCAGTGCTGCGCCGCGAGGGCCACCAGGTCACCGCGCTGGCCCGCAGCGACTCCGCCGCCGCCCTGCTCACCGGCCTCGGCGCGACGCCCGTGCCCGGTGAGCTCACCGACCTGGAGGTGTTGCGCGCCGGCGCCGCCGCGGCTGGGGCGGTGATCCACCTCGGCCAGGTGCTCGGCGCGGAGGCCCAGCGGGCCGACCTCGGCGCGGCGACCGCGCTGCTGGACGGCCTCGGCGACCGGGGCCCGTACCTGCACACCGGCGGCACCTGGGTCTACGGCGACACCGCGGGCGTGGTCGATGAACAGGCCGAGCTCCGCCCGCCCGAGATCACCGCCTGGCGGGTCGGCAACGAGCGGAAGGTGCTGGCGCGCAAGGACTCCGGCGCGCATCCGGTGGTGGTCATGCCCGGCCTGGTCTTCGGCGACGGCGGCGGCATCGTGGAGTTCGCCTACGCCGCGCCCGGCCGGGAGACCGGCGTGGTGCCCTGCGCCGGCGACGGCGGCAACCACTGGTCGCTGGTGCACGTGGCGGACCTCGCCGAGCTGTACGCCCTCGCCCTGTCCGCGCCGGCCGGGTCGGTCTACGCCGGGACCGTGGACACCTTCCCCACCCAGTTCGAGGTGGCCGCGGCGGTGGCGAAGTCGACCGGTGCGACCGTGGCGCACCTCGACCCGGCCCAGGCCCAGGCCCGGTTCGGCGCGTTCGCCGAGGCACTGTCCCTGGACCAGCGGATCAGCGGCGCCCGCGCCCGCCGCGAGCTCGGCTGGACGCCCCGGCACACGGACCCGGTGGCCACCCTGACCGGCGCTACACTTGCTACATGA